One Acidobacteriaceae bacterium genomic region harbors:
- the hisI gene encoding phosphoribosyl-AMP cyclohydrolase, with product MTSTAAQPTLDFAKAGGLIAGIVQDAKTGEVLMLGFLNELSYQKTLESGFVTFWSRTRSKLWMKGETSGNRLRVVSASTDCDNDALLFRVEVEGDGLVCHEGTVSCFTKPISVEEK from the coding sequence ATGACCAGCACCGCAGCCCAACCCACACTCGACTTCGCCAAGGCCGGCGGCCTCATCGCCGGCATCGTGCAGGACGCAAAGACCGGCGAGGTTCTCATGCTCGGCTTCTTGAACGAGCTCTCCTATCAAAAAACTCTCGAGAGCGGCTTCGTCACCTTCTGGTCGCGCACGCGCAGCAAGCTCTGGATGAAAGGCGAGACCAGCGGCAACCGCCTGCGCGTCGTCTCCGCCTCCACCGACTGCGACAACGACGCTCTGCTCTTCCGCGTCGAGGTCGAGGGCGACGGCCTCGTCTGCCACGAAGGTACCGTAAGCTGCTTCACCAAACCCATCAGCGTGGAGGAGAAGTAA
- a CDS encoding HisA/HisF-related TIM barrel protein, translating into MLIPSIDLMGGKIVQLVQGEKLKLSFDDFDYWIERFSKYPLVQLIDLDAAMRQGDNRDLITMICKRIPCQVGGGIRTAADGKRLLDAGAKRVIYGSSLFGEEPARDANALEFADGAEEFALITPRKHRLIRLEFAADLKKQLGEDALCFSVDTKDGRVAVRGWKDSVDLTPEEAITWLEDYCGAFLYTHVDTEGTMQGFPMHVAATLRSTTAKQLIVAGGIKERKEIDELDAMGVDAVAGMAVYSGAIEA; encoded by the coding sequence ATGCTGATTCCTTCAATTGATCTTATGGGCGGCAAGATCGTCCAGCTTGTCCAAGGCGAAAAGCTCAAGCTCAGCTTCGACGATTTTGATTACTGGATTGAGCGGTTCTCGAAGTATCCGCTGGTGCAGCTCATCGATCTTGACGCGGCCATGAGGCAGGGCGATAACCGCGACTTGATCACGATGATCTGCAAGCGCATTCCGTGCCAGGTCGGCGGGGGTATTCGCACGGCTGCGGACGGCAAGCGGTTGCTGGATGCGGGAGCGAAGCGGGTCATCTATGGGTCGTCACTGTTTGGTGAGGAACCCGCCCGCGACGCGAATGCGCTGGAGTTCGCGGATGGCGCCGAGGAGTTTGCGCTGATTACGCCGCGCAAGCACCGGCTGATCCGGCTGGAGTTTGCAGCGGACCTGAAGAAGCAACTTGGCGAGGATGCGCTGTGCTTCTCTGTCGACACAAAGGATGGCCGTGTAGCAGTGCGCGGGTGGAAAGATTCCGTGGACCTGACGCCGGAGGAGGCGATTACGTGGCTCGAGGATTATTGCGGCGCTTTCCTCTACACGCACGTGGACACGGAGGGCACGATGCAGGGATTCCCGATGCACGTTGCAGCGACGCTGCGCTCGACGACGGCGAAGCAATTGATCGTCGCGGGCGGCATCAAGGAGCGTAAAGAGATTGACGAGCTCGACGCAATGGGCGTCGATGCTGTCGCGGGAATGGCCGTGTATTCGGGCGCGATCGAGGCGTAG
- a CDS encoding thioredoxin family protein, with protein sequence MSRTESTMVQLGTIAPAFELTNVLTGRAMSRDDVFALSWDDNLSDAANIAVTGGPAKKHGLLVMFLSVHCPFVKHVEQELANIARDYASTIAICGIMSNDVATYPDDSPDNMRAQATRLGWRFPYLYDETQEVARSYNAACTPDFFLFNGAMELVYRGQLDDSRPRRSDGFGNDTPVTGRDLRAALDAVIAGKRPDPSKQRASIGCNIKWREG encoded by the coding sequence ATGTCCCGTACCGAATCCACCATGGTCCAGCTCGGCACCATCGCCCCTGCCTTCGAGCTCACTAACGTCCTCACCGGCCGCGCCATGTCGCGCGACGACGTCTTCGCCCTCTCCTGGGACGACAACCTCTCCGACGCCGCCAACATCGCCGTCACCGGTGGCCCCGCCAAAAAGCACGGCCTGCTCGTCATGTTCCTCTCCGTCCACTGCCCGTTCGTCAAGCACGTCGAGCAGGAGCTCGCCAACATCGCCCGCGACTACGCCTCCACCATCGCCATCTGCGGCATCATGTCCAACGACGTCGCCACCTACCCCGACGACTCCCCCGACAACATGCGCGCCCAGGCCACCCGCCTCGGCTGGCGCTTCCCCTACCTCTACGACGAAACCCAGGAGGTCGCCCGCAGCTACAACGCCGCCTGCACCCCTGACTTCTTCCTCTTCAATGGCGCCATGGAGCTTGTCTACCGTGGCCAGCTCGACGACTCCCGTCCCCGCCGCTCCGACGGCTTCGGCAACGACACGCCCGTCACCGGCCGCGATCTCCGCGCCGCCCTCGACGCCGTCATCGCCGGCAAGCGCCCCGACCCCTCCAAACAGCGTGCCTCCATCGGCTGCAACATCAAATGGCGCGAAGGCTAA
- the hisD gene encoding histidinol dehydrogenase, which produces MKILKTFGENAKATEAAIRQLEARGATNTAKVDATVREILAAVRERGDAALREYATRFDSLPEGQPLLVSKQEMQRAWEATSEELRAALRLAQANIRTFAERQLPHAWSFRPTEGMEVGQIVRPLGSVGCYVPGGRYPLPSTLLMTVTPAQVAGVERIVVCSPKPAQETLAAAYLCGITEFYRVGGAQAIAALAYGTDTIAPVDKIVGPGNLYVTAAKAIVSAETGIDMPAGPTEIVVTSEAGDANGIAADLVAQAEHDPEALAIFITSRPEFAEEVVLEAKRLAEDNPIAHQSLGANAVAFITANPEEAHALTNRLAPEHLTIDTGADLRWVKNAGSVFVGHHTPQSMGDYVSGPNHVLPTGRNGRIRGGLSVLDFVKVITVQQYTREALREIGPHTIALAEAEGLKAHAESVRVRMR; this is translated from the coding sequence TTGAAGATTCTGAAGACATTCGGCGAGAACGCGAAGGCCACGGAGGCTGCCATTCGCCAGCTCGAAGCGCGCGGCGCGACCAACACCGCGAAGGTGGACGCGACCGTGCGCGAGATTCTCGCTGCCGTGCGTGAGCGCGGCGATGCTGCGCTGCGCGAATATGCCACACGCTTCGATAGCCTGCCCGAAGGTCAGCCTCTGCTGGTCTCCAAGCAGGAGATGCAGCGCGCGTGGGAAGCCACTTCAGAAGAGCTGCGCGCTGCGCTGCGTCTCGCGCAGGCGAATATTCGCACCTTCGCCGAACGCCAACTTCCGCACGCGTGGAGCTTTCGTCCGACGGAAGGCATGGAGGTCGGGCAGATTGTTCGCCCACTCGGTTCCGTAGGTTGCTACGTACCCGGCGGACGCTATCCTTTGCCTTCCACGCTGCTGATGACGGTTACGCCCGCGCAGGTCGCAGGCGTCGAGCGCATCGTCGTCTGTTCACCGAAGCCTGCGCAGGAGACGCTCGCCGCTGCCTACCTCTGTGGCATCACCGAGTTTTACCGTGTCGGCGGAGCACAGGCGATCGCGGCCCTCGCGTACGGCACGGACACGATCGCTCCGGTCGACAAGATCGTCGGCCCGGGCAATCTATACGTGACTGCAGCGAAGGCGATCGTTTCGGCAGAGACGGGAATCGACATGCCTGCGGGTCCGACGGAGATCGTCGTCACGAGTGAGGCCGGAGATGCCAATGGCATCGCTGCTGATCTGGTCGCGCAGGCTGAGCACGATCCGGAAGCGCTCGCCATCTTCATTACCTCCAGGCCGGAATTCGCAGAAGAGGTGGTGCTGGAGGCCAAGCGGCTTGCCGAGGACAATCCGATCGCGCATCAGTCTTTGGGCGCCAATGCCGTGGCATTCATTACGGCGAATCCAGAAGAGGCGCATGCGCTGACAAACCGCCTCGCGCCCGAGCACCTGACGATCGACACGGGCGCGGACCTGCGCTGGGTGAAGAACGCGGGCTCCGTGTTCGTGGGCCATCACACACCGCAGTCAATGGGAGACTACGTCTCCGGCCCAAATCACGTGCTGCCGACAGGACGCAACGGGCGCATTCGCGGTGGCCTGAGCGTGCTCGATTTCGTGAAGGTGATTACTGTGCAGCAGTACACGCGCGAAGCTCTGCGCGAAATAGGGCCGCACACCATTGCGCTCGCCGAAGCCGAAGGCCTGAAGGCCCACGCTGAGAGCGTGCGTGTGAGAATGCGTTGA
- the hisB gene encoding imidazoleglycerol-phosphate dehydratase HisB has protein sequence MSDIVQEIGVSPQPAGAARVATIERNTLETKISLRLNVDGTGQYNVSTGIRFFDHMLESFARHGGFDLELKCAGDLDVDQHHTVEDVGIALGEAFAEALGDKRGILRAGYFVMAMDETLAVCAVDLSGRVACVVETQVNVPVVGDLQSELVTDFFDGFARGSKANVHVKTMYGRSNHHKIEAIFKAFARAMRGACSRDERMRDLLPSTKGLL, from the coding sequence ATGAGTGACATCGTCCAGGAGATAGGCGTTTCGCCGCAGCCCGCCGGCGCGGCGCGTGTGGCGACGATCGAACGCAACACGCTGGAGACGAAGATTTCGCTTCGCTTGAACGTCGACGGCACGGGACAGTACAACGTGTCGACGGGCATCCGTTTTTTCGACCACATGCTGGAAAGCTTTGCGCGTCACGGCGGGTTTGATCTGGAGCTGAAATGTGCCGGCGATCTTGATGTGGATCAGCACCACACCGTGGAGGATGTGGGCATCGCGCTGGGCGAGGCGTTTGCGGAGGCACTCGGCGACAAGCGCGGCATTCTCCGCGCCGGATATTTTGTGATGGCGATGGATGAGACGCTTGCGGTGTGCGCGGTTGATCTGTCGGGGCGTGTGGCGTGCGTTGTCGAGACCCAAGTCAATGTGCCGGTGGTTGGCGATCTGCAGAGTGAGCTGGTCACGGACTTCTTCGATGGCTTCGCGCGCGGATCGAAGGCGAACGTGCATGTGAAGACGATGTACGGGCGCTCGAATCATCACAAGATTGAGGCGATCTTCAAAGCGTTTGCGCGGGCGATGCGTGGCGCGTGCTCGCGCGATGAGCGCATGCGTGATCTGCTGCCGAGCACGAAGGGTCTGCTATGA
- the hisH gene encoding imidazole glycerol phosphate synthase subunit HisH yields the protein MIAVIDYKAGNLTSVVKALRYLGASDIVVTQSPEDVMRAEKVVLPGVGHFQATQLLHDLHLTQATRIAIMNGVPFLGICVGLQWLYEGSTEAEATEGLCQFTSKCERFPAEFEGSELKSPHVGWNSLEEIRPDSRLLAGIAPGSFVYYTHSWRAPVSADTAATTSYGGPFTAAVERGNVMGVQFHPEKSAETGLRVLKNFLEL from the coding sequence ATGATTGCGGTGATTGATTACAAAGCGGGGAATCTTACGAGCGTCGTGAAGGCGCTGCGGTATCTGGGCGCGAGCGACATAGTTGTCACGCAGTCGCCGGAAGATGTAATGCGCGCGGAAAAGGTCGTGCTGCCTGGGGTGGGGCACTTTCAGGCGACGCAGTTGCTTCATGATCTGCACCTCACGCAGGCTACGCGCATTGCCATCATGAATGGCGTGCCGTTCCTCGGAATTTGCGTCGGCCTGCAGTGGCTGTATGAGGGGTCGACGGAGGCGGAGGCGACGGAAGGTCTTTGCCAATTCACTTCGAAGTGCGAGCGGTTTCCGGCGGAGTTTGAAGGGTCGGAATTGAAGTCGCCGCATGTGGGGTGGAATTCGCTGGAGGAGATTCGGCCGGATTCGCGGCTGCTCGCGGGGATTGCGCCGGGGAGTTTTGTTTACTACACGCACTCATGGCGCGCGCCGGTGTCGGCGGACACGGCGGCGACGACGAGCTATGGTGGGCCGTTTACGGCGGCGGTGGAACGCGGGAATGTGATGGGCGTGCAGTTTCATCCCGAGAAGTCGGCTGAGACGGGATTGCGCGTGTTGAAGAATTTTCTGGAGCTGTAG
- the hisF gene encoding imidazole glycerol phosphate synthase subunit HisF, with product MLTKRIIACLDVRAGRVVKGIQFVDIVDAGDPAELAHRHAAAGADEIVLLDITATHEGRGTLLDTVKRTAANLFVPFTVGGGIRSAEEAAAVFDAGADKVSINSAAIARPELIGEIGSSFGAQAVIVAIDARRAKGTVDPVGEAEVYVSGGRKPTGRRVVEWAREAEQRGAGEILLTSMDCDGTRDGFDCELTRRVSQAVQIPVIASGGAGNAQHFAEVFKAGKADAALAASIFHFGITDSRALKAEVARAGVPMRLPC from the coding sequence GTGCTGACGAAACGAATCATCGCTTGTTTGGATGTGCGCGCGGGACGCGTCGTGAAGGGCATTCAGTTTGTAGACATCGTTGATGCGGGCGATCCGGCGGAGCTGGCGCATCGGCATGCGGCCGCGGGCGCGGATGAGATTGTGCTGCTCGATATTACGGCGACGCATGAGGGGCGCGGCACGCTGCTCGACACAGTGAAGCGCACGGCAGCGAATCTGTTTGTGCCGTTCACGGTGGGCGGAGGGATCCGGTCGGCGGAAGAGGCTGCGGCGGTGTTTGATGCGGGCGCGGACAAGGTGAGCATCAACTCGGCGGCGATTGCAAGGCCGGAGCTGATTGGAGAGATTGGGTCGAGTTTTGGCGCGCAGGCGGTGATTGTCGCGATCGATGCACGGCGAGCGAAGGGCACGGTGGACCCGGTTGGTGAGGCCGAAGTTTATGTCTCGGGTGGGCGCAAACCGACGGGACGGCGGGTGGTAGAGTGGGCCCGCGAGGCGGAACAGCGCGGTGCGGGCGAGATTCTATTGACGTCAATGGATTGCGATGGAACCCGCGACGGCTTTGATTGCGAGCTGACGCGGCGGGTGTCGCAGGCGGTGCAGATTCCGGTGATCGCGTCTGGCGGTGCGGGGAATGCGCAGCACTTTGCGGAAGTGTTCAAGGCTGGCAAGGCAGACGCGGCGCTGGCGGCGAGTATCTTCCACTTCGGAATCACCGACTCGCGCGCGCTGAAGGCAGAGGTTGCGCGAGCAGGAGTGCCGATGCGGTTACCCTGCTAG
- a CDS encoding DUF2164 domain-containing protein has protein sequence MSIELSKAARADAIASIQQYFERNMPEPIGELPAGLLLNFFVEEIGPAIYNKAIADAQARLTMRVSDLSGELYEDEFQYWPRVEAKRARR, from the coding sequence ATGAGCATCGAGCTCTCGAAAGCGGCGCGGGCGGATGCGATTGCGTCGATTCAGCAGTACTTTGAGCGCAATATGCCGGAGCCGATTGGAGAGCTGCCGGCGGGTCTTCTGCTGAACTTTTTCGTCGAGGAGATTGGGCCGGCGATCTACAACAAGGCGATTGCAGATGCGCAGGCAAGGCTGACGATGCGTGTAAGTGATCTGTCCGGCGAGTTGTATGAGGATGAGTTTCAGTACTGGCCGCGAGTGGAAGCGAAGCGAGCGCGCCGATGA
- the hisC gene encoding histidinol-phosphate transaminase, translating into MNKTTTLVSEPENATATVPQPRARVLAMPEYHPPLAGRSALRLDFNENTFAPSPRVFAKLQQLTAEGLTVYPEREPVERIVAQHLGVASNQVILTNGVDEAIHLMACAFLDEGDEALICTPTFFMYDVSVGMMTSGLKKVQTDDSLEFPFQRFLAAITPRTKLIIVASPNNPTGATVSREHLLAIAAAAPQAVVMVDEAYFHFFGDTVLPDIAHLPNLVVARTFSKAYGLASLRVGALFANERLIGFLRKVSSPYNVNGVALAVLPEALADADYLNWYITQVHQGRERVFATLRELGVRTWPSAANFVLMDIGPRHKELCARMRERGVLLRDRSADPGCEGYVRITVGVEEHVTRGIEALRDVLKEMQWTPEESRRPATTSSEEREFE; encoded by the coding sequence GTGAATAAGACAACGACGCTCGTCAGCGAACCCGAGAATGCAACAGCGACCGTGCCACAGCCGCGTGCCCGCGTGCTCGCGATGCCGGAGTATCATCCGCCGCTCGCCGGCCGTAGCGCACTGCGACTGGACTTCAACGAGAACACATTTGCGCCGAGCCCGCGTGTGTTCGCGAAGCTGCAGCAGCTAACTGCAGAAGGACTCACGGTCTATCCGGAGCGCGAACCTGTTGAGCGCATCGTCGCGCAGCATCTTGGCGTTGCATCGAATCAGGTCATTCTTACGAATGGTGTCGATGAAGCGATCCACCTGATGGCGTGCGCGTTTCTCGATGAGGGAGATGAGGCGCTGATCTGCACGCCGACGTTCTTCATGTACGACGTTTCGGTTGGCATGATGACCTCTGGCCTGAAGAAGGTGCAGACGGACGACTCGCTCGAATTTCCGTTCCAGCGATTCCTGGCTGCGATTACACCGCGCACAAAACTCATTATTGTTGCTTCGCCGAACAATCCGACGGGAGCGACGGTCAGCCGCGAACACCTGCTCGCGATTGCGGCTGCGGCACCGCAGGCTGTGGTGATGGTGGACGAAGCGTACTTTCACTTCTTTGGTGACACCGTGCTGCCGGACATCGCGCACTTGCCCAATCTGGTTGTGGCGCGCACGTTTTCAAAGGCCTATGGACTTGCCAGCTTGCGTGTCGGCGCGCTGTTTGCCAACGAACGCCTGATTGGTTTTCTGCGCAAGGTTAGTTCGCCATACAACGTCAACGGCGTCGCGCTGGCGGTGTTGCCGGAAGCGCTGGCTGACGCGGACTATCTCAACTGGTACATCACACAGGTGCATCAGGGACGGGAGCGCGTCTTCGCTACGCTGCGTGAACTCGGAGTGCGTACGTGGCCTTCGGCGGCGAACTTCGTGCTGATGGACATCGGCCCGCGCCATAAGGAGCTTTGCGCGCGGATGCGCGAACGGGGTGTGCTGCTGCGCGATCGCTCGGCTGACCCAGGATGCGAAGGCTATGTTCGCATCACGGTGGGCGTGGAAGAGCATGTGACGCGAGGCATCGAGGCGCTGCGCGATGTGCTGAAAGAGATGCAGTGGACGCCTGAGGAGTCGCGGCGTCCGGCGACGACATCCAGCGAGGAGCGGGAGTTCGAATGA
- the hisG gene encoding ATP phosphoribosyltransferase has translation MASNKLKLGIPKGSLQDATIALFGRAGWNIYASGRSYFPSIDDAEIECMLVRAQEMARYVEHGALDAGLTGNDWVLENQSDVERVSSLTYSKASRTAVRWVLAVPEDSPYNKPEDLAGKTIATELVEFTKRYFAAKNIPVNVEFSWGATEVKPPTLADAIVEVTETGSSLRANRLRIIETLMESETQLIANKKAWADSWKRSKIETLALMLNGAMAAQNQVGLMLNVEKKNLDEVLNVLPALNSPTVSHLRDENWVAVNTILEQSVVRDVIPRLKAAGATGIVEYPLSKVVL, from the coding sequence ATGGCCTCCAACAAGCTCAAGCTCGGCATCCCCAAGGGCAGCCTTCAGGACGCCACCATCGCCCTCTTCGGCCGCGCCGGCTGGAACATCTACGCCTCTGGCCGCAGCTACTTCCCGTCCATCGACGACGCCGAGATCGAGTGCATGCTCGTCCGCGCGCAGGAGATGGCCCGCTACGTCGAGCACGGCGCCCTGGATGCCGGCCTCACCGGCAACGACTGGGTCCTCGAGAACCAGTCCGATGTCGAGCGCGTGTCGTCACTCACGTATTCGAAAGCCAGCCGCACCGCTGTCCGCTGGGTGCTCGCGGTCCCCGAGGACTCACCCTACAACAAGCCCGAAGACCTCGCCGGCAAGACCATCGCCACCGAGCTGGTCGAATTCACCAAACGCTATTTCGCGGCGAAGAATATTCCCGTGAACGTCGAGTTCTCCTGGGGTGCTACCGAGGTCAAGCCGCCCACGCTCGCGGACGCCATCGTTGAGGTGACGGAGACCGGCAGCTCCCTCCGCGCGAATCGCCTGCGCATCATCGAAACCCTCATGGAGTCTGAGACCCAGCTCATCGCCAACAAGAAAGCCTGGGCCGATTCGTGGAAGCGTTCTAAGATTGAGACCCTCGCGCTGATGCTGAATGGTGCGATGGCCGCGCAGAATCAGGTTGGTCTCATGCTCAACGTTGAGAAGAAGAATCTCGACGAGGTGCTCAACGTGCTGCCGGCGCTTAACTCGCCGACTGTCTCGCATCTGCGCGACGAGAACTGGGTTGCCGTGAACACGATCCTCGAGCAGTCCGTGGTTCGCGACGTCATTCCGCGTCTCAAGGCCGCGGGCGCGACCGGCATCGTAGAGTACCCGCTCAGCAAAGTAGTTCTGTAA
- a CDS encoding carbonic anhydrase has translation MDPVLEQLKNGVRHFRAETFPAFADAANEPQRPHTLFITCADSRIDPNALTATGPGEVFVTRNIGNMIPAYGEMLGGVSAVIEFAVAGLGVRHVVICGHTDCGAMKALLDPSSTAKMPSVRNWLKNAQTALAVSNTLHEHEIEDHAERPLIDILTEQNVLLQIQHLRTHPSVATALTLGNLTISGWIYDVTTGNVRIAENNALTFTPVE, from the coding sequence ATGGACCCAGTCCTCGAACAACTCAAAAACGGCGTCCGCCACTTCCGCGCCGAGACCTTCCCGGCCTTCGCCGACGCCGCCAACGAGCCCCAGCGCCCGCACACCCTCTTCATCACCTGCGCCGACTCCCGCATCGACCCCAACGCCCTCACCGCCACTGGCCCGGGCGAGGTCTTCGTCACCCGCAACATCGGCAACATGATTCCCGCCTACGGTGAAATGCTCGGCGGCGTCTCCGCCGTCATCGAGTTCGCCGTCGCCGGCCTCGGCGTCCGCCACGTCGTCATCTGCGGCCACACCGACTGCGGCGCCATGAAGGCCCTGCTCGACCCCTCCAGCACCGCCAAAATGCCCAGCGTCCGCAACTGGCTCAAGAACGCCCAGACCGCCCTCGCCGTCTCCAACACCCTTCACGAACATGAGATCGAGGACCACGCAGAGCGCCCGCTCATCGACATCCTCACCGAGCAGAACGTCCTCCTCCAGATCCAGCACCTCCGCACCCACCCCTCGGTCGCCACGGCCCTCACCCTCGGCAACCTCACCATCTCCGGCTGGATCTACGACGTCACGACCGGCAACGTCCGCATCGCAGAAAACAACGCCCTCACCTTCACCCCCGTCGAGTAG